The genomic interval ATGATTTCAATGCGGATAAAAGGGTCGGCGCATTCGTGCAGGACATAATGGACATGAGCTTAAAAACAGATAAAGCGCGGGATATACTGGACTTTGCGGCGAAGAGGTATATAGAAAGGAACGGAATAAGGGATGATAAAGGCCGGTTGAGCGCGATAATCATCCAGGCCAGAATGAGTTCCAGCCGGTTCCCGGGCAAGGTAATGTCCCTCCTGGGGGGGATGCCCCTGGTTGAATACGTATACAGGCGGTGCAATACCTGCGGGGCAGACAATGTAGTCGTCGCCACTTCAGAAGATATCTCCGATGACGCGGTATACGACCATTGCAGGGCCAATAGAATACCCGTCTTCAGGGGCAGTCTGGACAATGTTTTAGAAAGATACATCCGGGCCGCCGGATCAGTGAACGCTGAATACATCGTCCGTGTGTGCGCAGATACCCCTTTCGTGGATACCGCTTTAGTCAATACGCTATTGAAGACGCTCATCGCGGAAAAACTGGATTACGCCTCATTGGAGCGCAGCACATGCGCGTCCGGTTTCTATTCGGAGGCGTTAACCGCGGAAGCCCTGAAAAAAGCGGCGGGGAAAACGAAAGAAAAAGAAGATTTGGAGCACGTGACTAAATACATAACGTCGCATCCGCAGGAGTTTTCGGTCAAATTCATCAATGCCGGACTCAACCCGGAATTTGTGCATGAGATAAGATTGACCATCGACCATCCCGGCGACCTGAAAAGGGCGAACGCTATCGTGGGCGAATTGGCCGACCCTCTCGCCTTCACTTCAAAAGAGGTGCTGGAAGCCGTAAGGAACAAAATGATCGGGCTTATGGCATGAAGAAATATGATGCGGGGGATTTCCCCCGGAGGATAGAGATCGAGTTGGCGGCTTCGTGCAACCTGCGCTGCTCCTATTGCCCGCGCAGGTACGTGGACGATCTCCACGGCTTCATGGGTTTTTCATTCTTTAAAAAGCTGATCGATGAAGTATCCGCGTATCCCGATACGGTCCTCGTGCTTCACAGGCGCGGAGAAAGCCTGCTGCACCCGGATTTCATCGAGATATGCGGGTATGTGAAGGGCAAATTCAAGGAAGTCCAGATGGCGACCAACGCGACGCTGCTTGATGAGCCGCGGTCAAAGGCGATCATCGAGGCGATAGATTTTATCTCATTCAGCCTCGATATCCCGGAAGTATACAACAAGACGCGTGAGCCTGCAAAATACGATAAGGTCGAGGCCGCGATACTGCAGTTCTTAAAAATGAATAAAGGCCGCGTGAAGACCCAGGTCTCAATGGTAAAGACATTGGATACTCCGCCCCGGAACCCGGAGATCTTCAAAAACATATGGAATGGCAAGGTAGACCGCATACGTATATATGAGGAACATTCCCGTAACGGCAAGTTCGGTTCCCTGGGCGCGAAGAGGAGCGGGCGCGTGGGATGCGTGATGCCGTTTTATGAGATGCTCGTATTTTTTGACGGAAAAGTGGGAAGGTGCAACCACGATTGGAACAGTTCGCCGCTTGGGGATGCCAATACCTCGCCCATCAAAGAGATATGGAATTGCCGGTCTTATAAGGACCTTCGGAGGCAGCACGAAACGATGGAACTGATCGATGAAGTGTGTAAAGGATGCGATTCCTGGTATCCGGAGATCGGAAACCAGGGAACAGGGGAGACCGTACAAAATGCGTAATGAATTTTTGCCGCTGGCAAAGCCGTTTATGGGGACCGAAGAGATAGAGGCGGTGGCTGAAGTCATCCGGAGCGGGTATTTGACTACCGGGCCGCGTGTGACGGAATTTGAAAATGCCGTGACGGGATATCTCGGAGGCCAGGCCAATGCCGTAGCCCTGAATTCCTGCACGGCGGGCCTGTACCTGGCCCTGTTGGCCTGCGGTATCGGTAAAGGGGACGAGGTAATAGTCCCGACATGGACATTTGCCGCTACGGGCCACGTGGTCTTATGGACCGGCGCGACACCCGTATTATGCGATGTCTATGAGTCATCCCTTAATATCGACGTCGAAAAAATGAAGTCCCTTATCACTCCGCGGACCAAGGCGGTCATGCCGGTCCATTTTGCGGGCTATCCGTGCGATATGGATGCGATACTTTCCGTGGCAAAAGAGCACGGCCTGGCGGTCATAGAGGATGCGGCGCACGCCATCGGCACACAATATAAAGGCAGGAAGATCGGCAGTTTCGGGGATGTCGCCGTCTTCAGTTTCTATGCTACCAAGAACCTGGCATGCGGCGAAGGGGGTATGGCGGTCTCCCGGGACAAAAAAATGATAGAGAAGATGCGGAAATTAAGTTATTTCGGCATCAACAAGGAAGCCTTCAACCGTTATTCCCAAAAAGGCAATTGGTTCTACGAGATAGAGGAGATCGGCTATAAATATAACATGGATAGCATCCATGCCGCCCTGGGGCTTGAGCAGCTTAAAAAACTGGACCGGATGAATGAGAGGCGGAGGCGCATCGCATCGCTCTACCGGGCCGGCCTTGATCCGCGCGTCCGTTTTTCCGAGGACAAGCCGGAACACTACCACATTTACCACCTCTTCACCATGCGCATCGGCAAGGATATCATCCCCAGGGACGAATTCATCAAGCGGCTCCGGGAGCGCAATGTCGGCACGAGCGTCCATTTTATCCCGCTGCATAAGCATCCCTTTTATAGGGATATCATCCATTCGCGCTTTCCCGCGGCAGACCGCGCTTACGAGGAGATAGTATCCATACCGATGTATCCCGGAATGTCGGACCAGGACGTTGACTACGTTATCGAAACCATTAATGATGTACTTAAGAGCGGAGGGTAAGATGATATTCGAAAATATCATGAAGAACAAGACGGTTTCTGTCTGGGGTCTTGGCTACCTGGGATACACCACGATATTCAAGCTGCAGACGAGCGGGTTCAAAGTCAAGGTCTATGACCTGAACGCCGGGCAGCTTAAGGCCTTCACGGGGGGCAGGTATCCCGACAACAACCAAAAGGCGACCTGGTCGCTTAACGGGTTCCTGCCGAAACTGGATTATCCGGCCATCCAGGTGGCGAAGAGCGCGGAGGAGATGTTCAAAGATTCCTGCCTGCATATCATCGCGATGCCGGAGAGCCGCAAGAACACGGGGAAGGACACCATTGCGTCCAGGATGGCGGTGATCTTCGCCCGCAATATAAAAAAGAGCGGTACGGTTCCCCTGGTGATATTCGAATCGGCTTTCATCCCCGGGAATATCCAGAAGAACTTCATAGACAAGCTCCGTAAGGAGAGGATAACCGTATCAAAGGATTATCATGTGGGGGTCTTTTTCCGGGCGGACTGGAGCGTGGAGGCATTTATCGGTAAAAAGGACAAGATGCCCGTTGCGGGGTGCTGCCCGAAGGGTTCGGAGGCGATACGCAGGCTCCTTGAGCATCTCGGCCTGCCTGTAATAATGCTCGACAGCATAAAAGATGCCGAGATCTACGCAAATTCCATGAATGTCATCCAGGCGATGGCCATAGATTTCCTGCGCCAGCTCGCGATGGGGTATCCGTTCGTGAATATGAAGAAGATGTCGAAAGCCCTTTTCGGCAATATCTCGCTTGCCGATTGCGAATTGAACATCGGCACCGGCGGGGAAAGGATGACGTTCTCGACAGACTATCTCATAGAAGGCAGCGACAAACCGGGGAACCTTACTCTGCTTAAGGAGTTCCAGGATATAGGCATTTCGTCGGTGCTCAGTTATGCGGACTATATCATCCGGCACGGATATAAGAGCGTGGAGATACTGGGCATAACCTATAAAGGCAACCAGAAAGACCTCACGCTTTCCCCGTCGGTGACGCTGGCGGACTATCTCATAAAAAACGGGTTGAAGGTCTCCATATGCGACCCGTACTGCACCGTGGATGAGATACGCAGATACATAAAAGGTGTCACGGTAAGGTCATTCCCGTCTAAGGTATTCTCCTCGGATGTTGTGGTGGTCGCCTCCGACCACAACCAGTACAAATGCATCGCCCCGCAAAAGGTGAGGGATGCCAAAAATAAAGTGAAACTGATCATCGATAATTACGGGATATGGGAACACCTCCGTTTCGAAGATCCCATACGTTACCATCAGGTGGGAGACGGGTCGCTGGACCTTTCAAAATAGACTATGTGCGGAATAGCCGGATATATATCGAACAACCCCGAACATAACCCGCGGCAGATCGTGCATGATATGCTGAAGGCGATCAGCCACAGGGGCCCGGACCAGTCCGGGATCTATTCCCGTAAGGGCATGGCGCTGGGGATGGTGAGGCTGAGCATCATCGACAAGGAAAGGCACGATATACCCTATGAGGCGCCGGACGGGTCGGCGGTCATCGTATATAACGGGGAGATCTATAACCACGAAGATATCCGGCGTTCATACCGGGGAGAGTATGAGTTCAAGACCCAATCGGATGCGGAGACTGTGCTTTGCCATTACCTGAAACAAAAAATTTCTTCGTTCCGTGATTATAACGGTATGTATGCGTTCGCTATCTATGACGGCCGGGATAAAGAGATGTATATCGTCCGGGACAGGGCGGGAGAAAAACCGTTGTACTATGTCCGCAGCGGTGATTTTTTCGCTTTTGCGAGCGAGATCAAGGCGCTGCTTAAACTGGTGAAGCCCGTCTACAACCGCGAATGCCTTTCGTACGAGGCATTCGAGTTCAATACCGGCGAGAAGACGCTGTTCAAGGACATATACTGCCTGATGCCGGGTGATTACTTAAAGATTGACAGCAGGCTTACCGTGACGAAACACTCATATTGGAAGATATGGGACAACCTGACGGAGATGCCGGATGACCTTAAGAAAATAGAGTCGCGGTTGACCGACCTTCTTGTCGATTCCATACTTTTGAGGACGAAGAATTGCGTGCACCGTTTCGGGACGTTCGTAAGCGGCGGCGTGGACAGCGCGCTGATCGCCTGCATCGCCAAGCCGGATTACATCTACACGTGCCATTACCCCATAGCCAAGGACTATGACGAATTGCATTATGCCCAGCTCGTCGCGAAAAAGATCAAGAAGAGGCTGGTGGTGGTCAGGCCCACGCAGGAGGATTTCCGCCGGACGAACCGGAAGATCGTATACCATCTTGATACGCCGTGCACCTGGACCAGCTTCAGCCTCTGGATGCTCCTTGAGCGCGCCAGCAGGGATATAAAGGTCGTCCTTTCCGGGGACGGTGCGGATGAGATATTTTCCGGCTATCACCGCTACCACCTTTTGAACCACGATGAGAGCATAAAGCAGTTGGAGGCCCTCAGCCAGTATTCTTACCTAATAGACCGTTATTACGGTTCCACGGTGGAGAGATACGCCAGGATCGTGAACCGCTGTGAGAACAAATATAACCAGGAAGTCGTGAAGTACCTTGAGGAGACGATAGGGGATTTCTTCGGGAGGGTAAATAACGACCATATCCACGCCATGGGCCTCGCGGATTTCTATACGAGCATGCAAGAGCTCCTGCAGTTCGCCGACAGGATCAACATGGCTTTTCATGTCGAGAACCGGGCGCCGTTTTTGGACTACCGGCTGATCCAGTTCGCCTTCAGCATGCCGTCCAAATATAAGATCAAGGACGGGGTCACTAAATGGATACTGAAGAGGATAGCGAAGAAGTTCATCCCGGCCGAAATAGCAGCGCGTGTCGATAAAAGGGGTTTCAGCGCGCCGGTGAACCGCTGGTTCGGATGGGGGAAGAACGGCAAGTATGACAGGAGCGAATACAGGAAACACGTCTTCAACGAATGGGTCAAGGTCTTCAATGTCGAGACCGTGCCTCCGGCGGGTCCCCGATGATAGCCATTGTCGATTACGGCCTGGGCAACCTCCGTTCAGTCGCAGGCGCAATACAGAAACTGGGTTTTAAGCCGCTGATCACCAGTGATGCCTCCGACCTCAAAAAATGCGAAAAGCTCATAATACCCGGAGTAGGCGCGTTCGGGGACGGCATCGGGAACCTGCGCCAGTCAGGTCTCGTCGATGTGCTTGACCGGCTGGTCCTTGAAGAGCATAGACCGGTCCTTGGCATCTGCCTGGGGTCGCAATTGATGGCAAAAGAGAGCTTCGAATTCGGGCATCATAAAGGCCTCGGCTGGATCGACGCGTCAGTGGTAAAGATAGATGTGCCCGGCGTGCGGATACCCCACGTAGGATGGAACGGCCTTTTGCAGAGGAAAGCAAACTTACTTTTCGAGAGCATACCCCAGGACGCGCTTTTTTATTATGTGCACAGTTATCATATCCGGTGCGCAGATCCGGATGATGTCATCGGCGAATGTGAATACGGAACCCGGTTTGCCGCCGCGTTGAACCGGGGAAACATATACGCGACCCAATTCCATCCGGAGAAGAGCCAGCTTCACGGCTTAAAACTGCTTGAGAATTTTTTGACCAAAGCTTGAGATGCTTAAAAAAAGGCTGATCACAGTGTTGACGTTTAACAACGGGGTCCTGTTCCGGACAAAGGATTTTTGCCCGGATTACCGGTATACCCTGAATTTCGTCGATTCCTGGTCGATAGATGAGATCGTGGTACTGGACGTGACCCGTCCCGCAGCCGGGGAGAGGAAAAATTTTTATGACGTCGTAAGCCGGTTCGCTGAAAAATGTTTTGTCCCTCTTGCGGCAGGAGGGGGGGTAAGGTGCATCGGGGACTTTAAGACATTGCTAGGCTTGGGCGCGGATAAAGTGACCATCAATACGGCCGCGGTTGAACGCCCGGAGTTCATCAGCGAGGCCGCAAAATTATACGGGTCCCAATGCGTCGTCCTCTCCATCGACGCAAAGAAGAATGAACGGGGTAAATACGAAGTTTTTACGGATTTCGGCAAGAAGGCTTCCGGGCTGGATCCCGTGGGATGGGCCAAAAGAGCCGAGGACCTTGGGGCGGGAGAGATACTCATCTCTTCTATCGATAAGGACGGTTCTTTAGAAGGATACGATAATGAGCTTAACAGGATGGTTGCCGACGCCGTCGGGATACCTGTACTTGTATGCGGAGGGGCGGGGAAATGGCAGGATTTTGTAGATGGTTTTAAGGACGGCCACGCATCGGCGGTCTGTACCACTAATATTTATCACTTTACGGAAACGAGTATAAAGAGCGCGAAGAGTTACCTGAAGAACTCGGGTATCGATGTCAGGGCGTAAACGGGAGAGGATCGAAAATGGTTATTTATTGTAAGCGGTGCCTTATGCCTTCCACCAGGCCGAGGATATCCTTTGACAAGGAAGGTATTTGCAACGCGTGCAGGAATGCCGAGAATAAATGGGAAGGCATAGATTGGCAGGCCAGAAAAAAGGAATTCCTCGACCTCCTGGGCCAATACCGGTCCAAAGACGGGTCATGGGACTGTATCGTACCGTGGAGCGGCGGAAAGGACAGCAGCGCCGTGGCATACAAGTTGAAATATGAGTTCGGGATGAACCCGCTCATGACGACATTCTCTCCGCAGCTGCCTACTGATGTGGGAAACTACAACCGCGAGATGATGGTCCAGCTCGGTTTCGACCATCTCTTCTTCCGCCCCAACCAGTGTATACACCGGCGGCTGTCGCGCAGGTTCTTTATAGAGCGCGGCAACCATAAGGTAGCCTGGGACGCCGGCGTCAATACGATACCCGTCCAGGCCGCGGTAAATTACAAGGTGCCGCTGGTCTTTTACGCCGAACACGGGGAGAGCGAATACGGGGGGAAGGTCCTGAAAGAGGAGTCGAAGAAACTGCGGGACTTTACTGAGGTCATAGAGCACCAGATAGGCGACGATCCCAGGAACTGGGTAGACGACAAAATCACGGCGAAGGACCTCAACCCTTACCTCTATCCCGGCCTGGAGGACGTCAAGAAGGTGGGTGTAAAGGCGCTTTACTTCGGTTATTTCTTCAAATGGAGCAGTTACGAGAACTTCCTGTACATAAAGGAAAAATTTGACTTCAAGACATGCCCCACCGGAAGGTCGGAAGGGACCTACACCGATTTCGACAGCCTCGACGACAAGTCCGACAACCTTTACTATTATATGCAGTTCATAAAGTTCGGTTTCGGCAGGGCGGTGAGGGACGCGAGCAGGATGATCCAGAATAAACAGCTCACCAGGGAGCAGGGCCTGGAATTGGCAAAAAAATACGATGATGAATTCCCGGCGTATTATTTCAAGGATATGCTGGAATATTTGGATCTCACAGAAAAAGATTTCCATGAGATAGTGGATAAACACAGGAATCCCGAGATCTGGAAGAAAGAGGGCGGGAAGTGGCAATTGAGATACCCCTTACGCTGACATGCAAACACGGGAGTGAAAAATGAATTTTGAGGAACGAGTAAAAAGAAGGAATGAGTTTGATGCCAGTATAGTCTATGGCACTCGCAAGTTCAACCTGTTGACCAAGCGCGATGACCACCTCGCTTACAGGGAGAGCCATGATGACCAATGGACCGATCCCGGTACCGGGCTTATTTATGATAAGTTTGCCGAGAAGAGAGCCTGTCCGTTGTGCAAGTCAGGAGACCACGATGCGGTTTTCGTAAAGTACGGGTTCCCTCATGTAAAGTGCAAGAGCTGCGGGTTGGTATATGTAAACCGGATCCTGAATAATGATGAATACAAGAAGCTCTGGAGCGCCGAGGATTCCTGGGAGGCGGTTCTGGAGAGCACGGAGCAGATAAAGATGCAGGCCCTGGAGGCAAGGTACAGCCTGGATATCGCCGAGTTTTATTTCGATAGTAAGGAAAAAAACGAT from Candidatus Omnitrophota bacterium carries:
- the asnB gene encoding asparagine synthase (glutamine-hydrolyzing), with translation MCGIAGYISNNPEHNPRQIVHDMLKAISHRGPDQSGIYSRKGMALGMVRLSIIDKERHDIPYEAPDGSAVIVYNGEIYNHEDIRRSYRGEYEFKTQSDAETVLCHYLKQKISSFRDYNGMYAFAIYDGRDKEMYIVRDRAGEKPLYYVRSGDFFAFASEIKALLKLVKPVYNRECLSYEAFEFNTGEKTLFKDIYCLMPGDYLKIDSRLTVTKHSYWKIWDNLTEMPDDLKKIESRLTDLLVDSILLRTKNCVHRFGTFVSGGVDSALIACIAKPDYIYTCHYPIAKDYDELHYAQLVAKKIKKRLVVVRPTQEDFRRTNRKIVYHLDTPCTWTSFSLWMLLERASRDIKVVLSGDGADEIFSGYHRYHLLNHDESIKQLEALSQYSYLIDRYYGSTVERYARIVNRCENKYNQEVVKYLEETIGDFFGRVNNDHIHAMGLADFYTSMQELLQFADRINMAFHVENRAPFLDYRLIQFAFSMPSKYKIKDGVTKWILKRIAKKFIPAEIAARVDKRGFSAPVNRWFGWGKNGKYDRSEYRKHVFNEWVKVFNVETVPPAGPR
- a CDS encoding N-acetyl sugar amidotransferase, coding for MVIYCKRCLMPSTRPRISFDKEGICNACRNAENKWEGIDWQARKKEFLDLLGQYRSKDGSWDCIVPWSGGKDSSAVAYKLKYEFGMNPLMTTFSPQLPTDVGNYNREMMVQLGFDHLFFRPNQCIHRRLSRRFFIERGNHKVAWDAGVNTIPVQAAVNYKVPLVFYAEHGESEYGGKVLKEESKKLRDFTEVIEHQIGDDPRNWVDDKITAKDLNPYLYPGLEDVKKVGVKALYFGYFFKWSSYENFLYIKEKFDFKTCPTGRSEGTYTDFDSLDDKSDNLYYYMQFIKFGFGRAVRDASRMIQNKQLTREQGLELAKKYDDEFPAYYFKDMLEYLDLTEKDFHEIVDKHRNPEIWKKEGGKWQLRYPLR
- a CDS encoding NTP transferase domain-containing protein, translating into DFNADKRVGAFVQDIMDMSLKTDKARDILDFAAKRYIERNGIRDDKGRLSAIIIQARMSSSRFPGKVMSLLGGMPLVEYVYRRCNTCGADNVVVATSEDISDDAVYDHCRANRIPVFRGSLDNVLERYIRAAGSVNAEYIVRVCADTPFVDTALVNTLLKTLIAEKLDYASLERSTCASGFYSEALTAEALKKAAGKTKEKEDLEHVTKYITSHPQEFSVKFINAGLNPEFVHEIRLTIDHPGDLKRANAIVGELADPLAFTSKEVLEAVRNKMIGLMA
- a CDS encoding imidazole glycerol phosphate synthase cyclase subunit; protein product: MLKKRLITVLTFNNGVLFRTKDFCPDYRYTLNFVDSWSIDEIVVLDVTRPAAGERKNFYDVVSRFAEKCFVPLAAGGGVRCIGDFKTLLGLGADKVTINTAAVERPEFISEAAKLYGSQCVVLSIDAKKNERGKYEVFTDFGKKASGLDPVGWAKRAEDLGAGEILISSIDKDGSLEGYDNELNRMVADAVGIPVLVCGGAGKWQDFVDGFKDGHASAVCTTNIYHFTETSIKSAKSYLKNSGIDVRA
- a CDS encoding DegT/DnrJ/EryC1/StrS family aminotransferase, which gives rise to MRNEFLPLAKPFMGTEEIEAVAEVIRSGYLTTGPRVTEFENAVTGYLGGQANAVALNSCTAGLYLALLACGIGKGDEVIVPTWTFAATGHVVLWTGATPVLCDVYESSLNIDVEKMKSLITPRTKAVMPVHFAGYPCDMDAILSVAKEHGLAVIEDAAHAIGTQYKGRKIGSFGDVAVFSFYATKNLACGEGGMAVSRDKKMIEKMRKLSYFGINKEAFNRYSQKGNWFYEIEEIGYKYNMDSIHAALGLEQLKKLDRMNERRRRIASLYRAGLDPRVRFSEDKPEHYHIYHLFTMRIGKDIIPRDEFIKRLRERNVGTSVHFIPLHKHPFYRDIIHSRFPAADRAYEEIVSIPMYPGMSDQDVDYVIETINDVLKSGG
- the hisH gene encoding imidazole glycerol phosphate synthase subunit HisH, with the protein product MIAIVDYGLGNLRSVAGAIQKLGFKPLITSDASDLKKCEKLIIPGVGAFGDGIGNLRQSGLVDVLDRLVLEEHRPVLGICLGSQLMAKESFEFGHHKGLGWIDASVVKIDVPGVRIPHVGWNGLLQRKANLLFESIPQDALFYYVHSYHIRCADPDDVIGECEYGTRFAAALNRGNIYATQFHPEKSQLHGLKLLENFLTKA
- a CDS encoding UDP binding domain-containing protein, with amino-acid sequence MIFENIMKNKTVSVWGLGYLGYTTIFKLQTSGFKVKVYDLNAGQLKAFTGGRYPDNNQKATWSLNGFLPKLDYPAIQVAKSAEEMFKDSCLHIIAMPESRKNTGKDTIASRMAVIFARNIKKSGTVPLVIFESAFIPGNIQKNFIDKLRKERITVSKDYHVGVFFRADWSVEAFIGKKDKMPVAGCCPKGSEAIRRLLEHLGLPVIMLDSIKDAEIYANSMNVIQAMAIDFLRQLAMGYPFVNMKKMSKALFGNISLADCELNIGTGGERMTFSTDYLIEGSDKPGNLTLLKEFQDIGISSVLSYADYIIRHGYKSVEILGITYKGNQKDLTLSPSVTLADYLIKNGLKVSICDPYCTVDEIRRYIKGVTVRSFPSKVFSSDVVVVASDHNQYKCIAPQKVRDAKNKVKLIIDNYGIWEHLRFEDPIRYHQVGDGSLDLSK
- a CDS encoding radical SAM/SPASM domain-containing protein, producing the protein MKKYDAGDFPRRIEIELAASCNLRCSYCPRRYVDDLHGFMGFSFFKKLIDEVSAYPDTVLVLHRRGESLLHPDFIEICGYVKGKFKEVQMATNATLLDEPRSKAIIEAIDFISFSLDIPEVYNKTREPAKYDKVEAAILQFLKMNKGRVKTQVSMVKTLDTPPRNPEIFKNIWNGKVDRIRIYEEHSRNGKFGSLGAKRSGRVGCVMPFYEMLVFFDGKVGRCNHDWNSSPLGDANTSPIKEIWNCRSYKDLRRQHETMELIDEVCKGCDSWYPEIGNQGTGETVQNA